A region of Cyanobacteria bacterium GSL.Bin1 DNA encodes the following proteins:
- a CDS encoding GTP-binding protein encodes MATVNPQSNATEEMDAPKLGLPVTIITGFLGSGKTTLLNHILSNNQGLKTAVLVNEFGEIGIDNELIIQSDDSMVELNNGCICCTINTDLVEAVYKVLEREEKIDYLVVETTGLADPLPVALTFLGSELRDMTRLDSIVTVVDCANFSLDLFNSEAAYSQISYGDIILLNKTDLVPEADVEALENRIRKMKEGARLIRTQNANVPLPLVLSVGLFESDRYFQQADHDDHDHHHHHHHHHDHDHDHHHHDHDHHDHSHHLENDGFNSLSFRSDRAFSIRKFQSFLDNDLPENVFRAKGILWFEESPQRHIFHLSGKRFSIEDDEWKGEPSNQLVLIGQNLDTEKLRQQLEGCLSKNSPTRGKGFG; translated from the coding sequence ATGGCAACCGTAAATCCGCAGAGTAACGCTACAGAAGAGATGGATGCACCGAAGTTAGGTTTACCTGTCACTATCATCACAGGTTTTCTAGGCAGTGGCAAGACAACGCTTCTCAATCATATTTTAAGTAATAATCAGGGGCTGAAAACAGCCGTTTTGGTCAATGAATTTGGGGAAATTGGCATTGATAACGAGCTGATTATCCAAAGCGATGACAGTATGGTGGAGTTGAATAATGGTTGTATTTGCTGCACCATTAACACCGACTTAGTAGAAGCGGTATATAAGGTTTTAGAACGAGAAGAAAAAATTGATTATTTAGTTGTCGAAACCACCGGCTTAGCCGATCCGTTACCGGTGGCATTAACGTTTCTTGGGTCGGAATTACGGGATATGACCCGTTTAGATTCAATCGTGACGGTGGTTGATTGTGCGAACTTTAGCTTGGATTTATTTAATAGTGAGGCAGCGTATAGTCAAATTTCTTATGGCGATATTATTCTTCTCAACAAAACCGATCTCGTGCCAGAAGCGGACGTAGAAGCCTTAGAAAATCGCATCCGCAAAATGAAAGAAGGGGCGAGATTAATTCGGACTCAAAATGCTAATGTTCCGCTGCCATTGGTGTTGAGTGTCGGCTTATTTGAATCGGATCGCTATTTTCAACAAGCGGATCATGATGACCATGACCATCATCATCATCATCATCACCACCACGACCATGATCATGACCATCATCATCACGATCATGACCACCATGACCATTCCCACCATTTAGAGAATGATGGCTTTAATTCTTTATCGTTTCGCAGCGATCGCGCGTTTTCCATTCGCAAGTTTCAGTCTTTTCTCGACAATGATTTACCGGAAAATGTCTTTCGCGCCAAAGGGATTCTCTGGTTTGAGGAAAGTCCCCAGCGTCATATTTTCCATCTCAGCGGGAAACGCTTTTCCATTGAGGATGACGAGTGGAAAGGAGAACCTAGCAATCAGTTAGTCTTGATTGGTCAAAATCTCGACACTGAAAAGTTACGTCAGCAGCTAGAAGGCTGTCTTTCTAAGAATTCTCCAACCCGCGGAAAAGGCTTTGGTTAA
- a CDS encoding phosphate ABC transporter permease, with the protein MLIPITREKFEQLVPFTATIEQYRHYAGDWPSFLRKLLISFVGVVVIWLLGEITNSAGAEISLFCVIAGLYWLWSPVYWATRRNITYRRFPYSGFWRGQVLEVFVSEEVVGTEETVDEKGELIIIENRERRINLEVGDKTGFEIQIQAPLRRLHRNIKTGQVVELLVLSQDPDLARISKITDAYLPQLDLWVSNYPILRRDTFVEVSQELRKSNSSRKARSSRTSYSYY; encoded by the coding sequence CAATTACACGCGAGAAATTTGAGCAATTAGTTCCGTTTACAGCCACCATAGAACAATATCGCCATTATGCTGGCGATTGGCCCAGTTTTCTCCGTAAATTATTGATTTCTTTTGTCGGTGTTGTCGTCATTTGGTTGCTCGGAGAAATTACAAATAGTGCTGGGGCAGAAATTTCTCTATTTTGTGTGATCGCAGGACTCTACTGGTTATGGTCTCCCGTATATTGGGCAACCCGACGTAACATCACCTATAGACGCTTTCCTTACAGTGGCTTTTGGCGAGGACAAGTGCTAGAAGTGTTTGTTAGTGAAGAAGTAGTCGGAACAGAAGAGACGGTAGACGAAAAAGGGGAACTCATTATTATTGAAAACCGAGAACGACGGATTAATTTGGAAGTGGGGGATAAAACTGGCTTTGAAATTCAAATCCAAGCCCCCCTGCGTCGTCTTCACCGCAATATTAAAACCGGTCAAGTCGTAGAGCTATTAGTGCTATCCCAAGATCCGGATCTCGCTCGCATCAGCAAAATTACTGATGCTTATCTGCCACAACTTGACCTCTGGGTGAGTAACTATCCTATTCTAAGAAGAGATACATTTGTAGAAGTCAGTCAGGAGTTGCGAAAAAGCAATAGCAGCAGAAAAGCTCGTTCTTCCCGCACATCTTACTCTTACTACTAA
- a CDS encoding 30S ribosomal protein S6: MINKYETMYIIRPDLTEDQVSQEVAKYEEFLQARNVENLTIRNHGKKRLAYNIGKHQDGIYVQMNYQIDGDVIAPLQRQMRISENVIRFLTLSVDEIPQSTTEIPSTPTVTPQSEPAPQPEPETASVQESTEDTTPTPEEEATTA; encoded by the coding sequence ATGATTAATAAATACGAAACCATGTACATTATTCGCCCTGATCTCACTGAGGATCAGGTGTCGCAAGAAGTCGCTAAATATGAGGAGTTTCTGCAAGCCCGCAACGTTGAAAATTTGACCATCCGCAATCATGGGAAAAAACGGCTCGCTTACAACATTGGGAAACATCAGGATGGGATTTATGTGCAGATGAACTATCAAATTGATGGTGATGTTATTGCCCCTTTACAGCGCCAAATGCGCATTAGCGAAAATGTTATTCGTTTCTTAACGTTGAGTGTGGATGAAATCCCGCAATCTACTACTGAAATCCCATCCACACCAACTGTGACCCCTCAATCAGAACCGGCACCGCAGCCAGAACCTGAGACGGCAAGTGTACAGGAGTCTACCGAAGACACTACTCCTACACCAGAAGAAGAAGCCACCACTGCCTAG
- a CDS encoding glycosyltransferase produces MKLPVFDQIRQWRNPQDTQPLPLPIAFVLILGLCLITFLWRLGSIGLIDETEPLFAEAARQMVETGNWITPYFNGETRFDKPPLVYWLMAIGYQLFGVNEWAVRLPSALSAIGLTGFIFFVLAQFGVSPLNPTPELTQRRWGSVIGAATLALTPEFMIWARTGVSDLLLTGCMGSALLCFFIGYVHSEKVTKPPLFTLGRPSAWYISFYILTALAVLAKGPVGLVLPGLIIIAFLLYQGNLWAVFKEMRVLSGFIIFLVLTVPWYVLVIAENGQNYIDSFFGYHNFQRFTNVVNDHDAPWYFYFLVVLIGFAPLSVYLPSAIAQLQVWRRRFWQKQPRTEQLGLFAFFWFAMIFIFFTIAVTKLPSYVIPLLPAAAILVGIFWSRYQQVMPNFALKINGWVNVIFVFALGALFYYSPNFIGYDPAAPNLSEIYAQAGLHLGATATWLGTGILIGLALVTQQYRRWIWGINLLAMLLTFVFVLQPAVFLVDQLRQKPLRELAQLEQIVRKPDEKLMMIGMEKPSVAFYTQHQVIFLDQTKQAISYLNHEFNQKSILILSHPRKLDPLIANAQQVTFLGQQGEYQLVRIQPHFEN; encoded by the coding sequence ATGAAATTACCCGTTTTCGATCAAATTCGTCAGTGGCGCAATCCCCAAGATACGCAACCGTTGCCCCTTCCCATCGCTTTCGTCCTCATTCTGGGTCTCTGCCTCATCACTTTTTTGTGGCGTTTAGGCAGTATTGGGCTGATTGATGAAACAGAGCCTCTTTTTGCCGAAGCAGCCCGTCAGATGGTGGAAACGGGCAACTGGATCACCCCTTATTTCAATGGCGAAACTCGTTTTGATAAGCCCCCTCTGGTTTACTGGTTAATGGCAATTGGGTACCAACTTTTCGGAGTTAATGAATGGGCGGTGCGTCTTCCTTCTGCCCTGAGTGCAATTGGGTTGACTGGCTTTATTTTTTTTGTGCTCGCTCAGTTTGGCGTTTCTCCCCTCAATCCTACTCCTGAATTGACACAACGACGCTGGGGAAGCGTGATTGGGGCTGCTACCCTTGCTCTCACCCCAGAGTTTATGATTTGGGCGCGAACTGGGGTTTCTGACTTGCTACTAACCGGCTGTATGGGCAGTGCCTTATTATGTTTTTTTATCGGCTATGTCCACTCCGAAAAAGTAACTAAACCGCCTCTTTTTACTCTGGGCAGACCTTCAGCTTGGTACATTAGCTTTTATATTTTGACAGCTTTAGCTGTCTTGGCAAAAGGTCCGGTGGGTTTAGTTTTACCGGGATTAATTATTATTGCATTTTTACTCTATCAGGGCAATTTGTGGGCAGTTTTTAAGGAAATGCGAGTTCTTTCTGGATTCATTATTTTCTTAGTTTTAACCGTTCCTTGGTATGTTTTAGTGATCGCTGAAAACGGACAAAATTATATTGATTCTTTCTTTGGTTACCATAATTTTCAACGCTTCACGAATGTAGTCAATGATCATGATGCACCCTGGTATTTTTATTTTTTAGTGGTACTAATTGGCTTTGCCCCTTTATCGGTTTATTTACCCAGCGCGATCGCGCAACTGCAAGTTTGGCGGCGACGATTTTGGCAAAAGCAACCCCGAACCGAACAATTAGGACTATTCGCATTTTTTTGGTTCGCAATGATTTTTATTTTCTTTACCATTGCAGTTACCAAACTTCCCAGTTATGTGATTCCCTTACTTCCAGCTGCGGCAATTTTAGTAGGAATATTTTGGAGTCGTTATCAACAAGTAATGCCGAACTTTGCCTTAAAAATTAATGGTTGGGTAAATGTAATTTTTGTCTTTGCTTTAGGCGCATTATTTTACTATAGCCCCAACTTTATTGGTTATGATCCAGCAGCCCCCAATTTATCAGAAATTTACGCGCAAGCGGGCTTACATTTAGGAGCAACAGCGACTTGGTTGGGGACAGGAATTTTGATTGGTCTCGCTTTAGTGACACAGCAATACCGGCGTTGGATTTGGGGCATTAACTTATTAGCAATGCTGTTAACCTTTGTTTTTGTTCTGCAACCAGCGGTTTTTTTAGTGGATCAATTGCGACAAAAGCCCTTAAGAGAATTAGCGCAGTTAGAGCAAATTGTGAGAAAGCCCGATGAAAAATTAATGATGATTGGGATGGAAAAACCAAGTGTTGCTTTTTACACACAACATCAGGTCATTTTTCTGGATCAAACCAAACAGGCAATCAGCTATCTCAATCATGAATTTAATCAGAAATCTATCCTGATTTTAAGTCATCCGCGTAAGCTAGACCCTCTCATTGCCAATGCACAACAAGTAACCTTTTTAGGTCAACAGGGAGAGTATCAACTCGTTCGGATTCAGCCCCATTTTGAAAATTAG
- a CDS encoding SagB/ThcOx family dehydrogenase produces MSEWQPTLAQHYHERTKYDPETIAKKARSLNWEQQPVPYKDYKLGTTYDLKPYLNDPPQEKENWEKWQRLSRFLLLSYGVTARLETPSGDKILLRAAPSAGGLYPAEVYLIVRGLAFLPPGLYNYQCQTHSLVHFWQDSVWSDLQAACFWHSTLDNTELALAVSAVFYRSAWRYEDRAYRRIFLDTGHLLGNFELAGSLCDYRPHLMGGFNDDGMNELLYLNSQEEGIITVAALADLLEIKQNLSPTTTALPSPANYSFSPTIPDGELLPYLHQLTKIETEPKTVSQGIKEREKEDKYNFPFCLKISTKEEPIEWGEELQGLQETILKRRSTRGFNGQEINLNELKQLLSFTYQTQDYWQQELDANPDFFDLNLISTFVAVSGVTDLEEGCYYYAPKTQELRQIRFKNFRRELHYLCLGQDLGRDAAAVVFHTADLKQAIQLYGDRAYRYLHLDAGHLGQRLNLAAIYLQLGVSGIAGFFDNQVNEVLGIPEDEAVLYITTLGRPRRS; encoded by the coding sequence ATGTCCGAATGGCAACCCACTCTCGCGCAACATTATCACGAACGTACAAAATACGATCCAGAAACCATTGCTAAAAAAGCGCGTTCTCTTAATTGGGAACAACAACCCGTTCCTTACAAAGACTATAAACTGGGAACCACCTACGATTTAAAACCTTATTTGAATGATCCACCGCAAGAGAAAGAAAACTGGGAAAAATGGCAGAGACTGTCCCGCTTTTTATTACTGTCTTATGGTGTAACGGCAAGATTAGAGACGCCTTCTGGTGATAAAATTCTTCTGCGGGCTGCGCCTTCTGCCGGTGGACTTTATCCGGCGGAAGTTTATCTGATTGTGAGAGGGTTAGCCTTTTTACCACCCGGTTTATACAATTATCAGTGTCAAACCCATTCCTTAGTTCACTTTTGGCAAGATTCGGTTTGGTCTGATTTACAAGCCGCTTGTTTTTGGCATTCCACTTTAGACAATACAGAACTTGCTCTTGCTGTTTCCGCTGTATTTTATCGTTCAGCTTGGCGCTATGAAGACCGGGCTTACCGACGTATTTTTCTCGATACTGGACATTTACTAGGGAACTTTGAATTAGCCGGCAGTTTATGTGATTATCGCCCTCATCTCATGGGTGGATTTAATGATGATGGGATGAATGAATTGCTCTATCTTAATTCTCAAGAAGAAGGGATCATTACTGTTGCCGCTTTAGCGGATTTATTAGAAATTAAACAAAATTTATCGCCAACGACCACTGCTTTACCTTCTCCTGCTAATTATAGTTTTTCTCCCACTATTCCCGATGGGGAACTGCTGCCTTATCTTCATCAATTGACGAAGATTGAAACTGAACCCAAAACCGTAAGCCAAGGGATCAAAGAGAGGGAAAAAGAAGATAAATATAACTTTCCTTTTTGCTTAAAAATCTCCACAAAAGAGGAACCGATTGAATGGGGAGAGGAATTACAAGGGTTACAAGAAACGATTCTAAAACGTCGTTCTACTCGTGGTTTTAATGGACAAGAAATCAATTTAAACGAACTCAAACAACTGCTGAGTTTTACTTATCAAACTCAAGACTATTGGCAACAAGAATTAGATGCCAATCCTGACTTCTTCGATTTAAATTTAATTTCCACGTTTGTGGCTGTTTCGGGAGTCACAGATTTAGAAGAAGGCTGTTATTACTATGCTCCTAAAACTCAAGAATTAAGACAGATTCGCTTTAAAAACTTCCGTCGAGAATTGCATTATCTGTGTTTAGGGCAAGATTTAGGACGAGATGCAGCAGCCGTCGTTTTTCATACGGCTGATTTAAAGCAAGCGATTCAATTATACGGCGATCGCGCTTACCGTTACTTGCATTTAGATGCCGGACATCTCGGACAACGCCTGAATTTAGCTGCTATTTACCTCCAACTGGGCGTCAGTGGCATTGCTGGCTTTTTTGATAACCAAGTTAACGAAGTTCTAGGCATTCCTGAAGATGAAGCTGTTCTGTATATCACCACCTTGGGTCGCCCGCGCCGAAGCTAA
- a CDS encoding cysteine--tRNA ligase has product MTLTVFNSLNHRQEPFTPIEPGKIRMYCCGITVYDYCHLGHGRTCLVWDVVRRYLQWRGYEVQYVQNFTDIDDKILKRAQAEGVSMENVSERFIEAYFEDMERLGVEKADAYPRATHTLDGIQRLVSTLESKGYAYPANGDVYYSVRKFPEYGKLSGRKLEDLKAGASGRVEAADPDAAKKRDPFDFALWKAAKADEPSYPSPWGNGRPGWHIECSAMVKEQLGDTIDIHVGGGDLMFPHHENEIAQSEAATGHPLANYWLHNGMVKIEGEKMSKSLGNFITLRDLLNKVEPMVVRLFILQAHYRKPLDFTDEGLEAARNGWHTLKEGLLFNKHYGKQLGWEENPPQQSDEKIKQRFAEIVDDDFNFAGGLAILFELAKELRKEGNLLVHQGSTEASAEELGVKWQTLVELATVFGLKPETQLQETLTGDSKLEGLLSDEQVESLIEQRAAARKAKNFAEADRIRDELQAKGITLIDQPGGKTRWHR; this is encoded by the coding sequence ATGACCTTAACCGTTTTCAACAGCCTCAACCATCGCCAAGAGCCGTTTACGCCCATTGAACCGGGTAAAATTCGGATGTATTGCTGTGGCATTACTGTTTATGATTATTGCCATTTGGGTCATGGACGCACTTGTTTGGTCTGGGATGTGGTACGGCGCTATTTGCAATGGCGAGGTTATGAGGTGCAGTACGTGCAGAACTTCACCGATATTGACGATAAGATCCTCAAACGCGCCCAAGCCGAAGGCGTGAGTATGGAAAATGTTTCGGAACGCTTTATTGAGGCTTACTTTGAAGATATGGAACGTTTGGGGGTAGAAAAAGCCGATGCTTATCCCCGGGCGACTCATACCCTAGATGGCATTCAACGCCTCGTTTCCACCTTAGAAAGTAAAGGCTATGCCTATCCGGCAAATGGGGATGTGTATTATTCAGTGCGGAAGTTTCCTGAATACGGCAAACTCTCGGGACGCAAGTTAGAAGACTTAAAAGCGGGTGCTAGTGGGCGAGTGGAAGCAGCAGATCCTGATGCCGCCAAGAAACGCGACCCCTTCGATTTTGCGCTTTGGAAAGCCGCTAAAGCTGATGAACCCTCTTATCCCTCACCCTGGGGCAATGGTCGTCCAGGTTGGCATATTGAGTGTTCGGCAATGGTGAAAGAACAGCTGGGCGATACCATTGATATTCATGTGGGAGGCGGTGACTTGATGTTCCCCCACCACGAAAATGAAATCGCGCAATCGGAAGCAGCAACAGGACATCCCCTTGCCAACTATTGGTTACACAATGGCATGGTGAAAATTGAGGGGGAAAAAATGTCGAAGTCACTGGGGAATTTTATTACCCTGCGTGACTTGTTAAACAAAGTTGAACCGATGGTGGTGCGCTTATTTATCTTGCAAGCCCACTATCGCAAACCCCTTGATTTTACGGATGAAGGGTTAGAAGCAGCGAGAAATGGCTGGCATACGCTAAAAGAAGGTCTATTATTTAACAAGCATTACGGTAAGCAATTGGGTTGGGAAGAAAACCCACCGCAGCAAAGTGATGAAAAGATTAAGCAACGCTTTGCAGAAATTGTGGATGATGATTTTAATTTTGCCGGTGGACTCGCTATTTTGTTTGAATTAGCAAAAGAGTTACGCAAGGAAGGAAACTTATTAGTCCATCAGGGAAGCACTGAGGCTTCTGCAGAAGAATTAGGTGTGAAATGGCAAACGCTGGTTGAGTTAGCGACTGTTTTCGGCTTGAAACCTGAGACACAACTGCAAGAAACCTTAACTGGCGATAGTAAACTTGAAGGGTTACTCAGTGACGAACAAGTCGAATCTCTAATCGAACAACGTGCCGCAGCCCGGAAAGCGAAAAACTTTGCAGAAGCGGATCGCATTCGGGATGAACTGCAAGCGAAGGGGATTACCTTAATTGACCAACCGGGAGGCAAAACCCGCTGGCATCGGTGA